TTGCCCGGCGGTCTGAACGCGCCAGACCCGGGTGGGGGCGGTGGGCCGTAACCCGGCGGAGGTGAAGCCCACTGCCCCTGAGGGTGGGGTGCGCCGTACCCGTACCCGTACGGCTGGTTCGGCTGATCCGGCATTGTCGGCCCGTGTGCGTACTCCCGACCACTGGTCACACGGGCAATCATCGCCCATTGGGTGTGGACATGCGCGCACCAGATCGTTGGCTCTGCGAGGCGCCCTGCGGCATCCACGTGACGGTCGCGGGCGGGTCGACCAAACCTCGACCGGCTGGCCCGACCTCAGCTGGCCTGTTCGGCGGGCTTGGCCGGCGGCGGGGCAGGTAGCACCGCGAACAGGTCGCGCTCCAGTTCCTGACGCACCTGGTCCTTGCCGCCGTCGGCGGTGGTGATCCCGAAAGCGTCGACCACCGACGAACCCAGGGTGGTCACCTTGGCCCACGCGATGTCGACCCCGTCGCGCTCGAACACCGCAGTGAGCCGGGCGAGCAGACCGGCCCGGTCGATCGTGCGGATCTGCACGATCAACTCGCCCGGATTGCTGCCGTCGGCCCACAGGATGCGCGGCGGCGCGGGCACGTGGTTGGCGGGCACCGCCGCGAGGATCTCCCCCGCCCGCGTGGTCGGGTACTGCGCGGTTTCCCGCTCGCGCCGCTCCAGCGAGCCGACCACGTCGAGATCGCCGTCGAGCGCGAGCACGAACTGCTGGCGCAACAGATCGGCGGCGGGCGGCGAACCGAAATGCGGCGACACCACGAACGTGTTGATCGCCGAGCCCTCGTGGCTGTTCACCGACGCCGAGTACACCCGCAACGAGTTCAGCGCCAGTACGCCTGCGGCCTTCGACAGCAGACCCCGGCGGTCCGGGGCGATCATGGTGACGTTGTAGATGTGCTGGCCGTCGCCCGGCGTGAGCTCGACGTGCACACCGACCCGCGCGGCGAGTTCGAGGAACCGCGGGTCGATCGGATCCGGGTGCGGAAGCGGTTCACCGGTCATGACCAGCCGGCAGCGACGTACCAGGTCCCCGATCAACGACGCCTTCCAGTCACCCCACACGCCGGGGCCGGTGGCCAGGGAATCGGCCTCGGCGAGCACGTCGAGCAGTTCCAGCACCACCATGTCGCCGCCGAGCGCGTCGACCACCGCGGCGATCGTCTTGGGGTCCTGCAGATCCCGGCGGGTCGCCGTCTCAGGCAACAACAGGTGATAGCGCACGAGCTTGGACAGCACATCGATGTCCGACGGCCACAGCCCCAGCCGGGTGCCGATCTGCATCGCCAGTTCGGCGCCGATGATGCTGTGGTCGCCACCGCGGCCCTTGCCGATGTCGTGGCACAGCGCACCGAGCAGCAGCAGATCCGGACGCGACACACGGGTGGTGAAAGCACTTGCCCGCGAGACGGTCTCGACCAGGTGTCGGTCGACGGTCCAGATGTGCACCACATCTCGCGGCGGCAGGTCGCGCACGGCACCCCATTCGGGGAAGAGCCTGCCCCACAGACCGGTGCGGTCGAGTGCCTCGATGGTCGAGACAGCCGCGGGACCCGCCGCCAGCAGCACCAGCAGATCCTTGAGCGCCTGCCTGGGCCACGGGGTGCGCAGTTCGGGTGCGGTCTCGGCCAACCGGCTCAGCGTGGAGACCGCGATGGGCAGACCGGTGGTGGCCGAGGCGGCCGCGACCCGCAGCACCAGACCGGGATCACGTTCGGGCCGCGCGTCGCGCGCGAGGATCACCTCACCGGCGAACTCGATGACGCCCTCGTCGAGGGGGCGGCGCACGGGGCGCCGCAACGCCGCGAATCCACGGCGCGGCAACGCGTTGGCCGCTGTGCGGATCCCCGAGTCGACGTAGTAGCTGACGGTGCGGGCCGCATCGGAGAGCATCCGCGCCAGATCGAACCGGTCGCCGATGCGCAGCGCCGCCCCGATCTCGTCGGCGTGCTGGGCCAGCAGGAGTTCGCGTCCCCGCCCGGACACCCGGTGCAGTTCGGTGCGCACGTTGAGCAGTGCGAGGTGCGCGCCACCGAGGGTGCCCGTCGGCGACGCCAGTGCCCGACTGGGATACACGTCGGCCAGTTGGGCGATCGCCAACGCGTTGAGCAGTTGGACGTCGCGCAGGCCGCCGCGGCCCGACTTGAGGTCGGGTTCGGCGCGGTGGGCGATCTGGCCGCTGCGCTCCCAGCGCGCCTGCGCGTGTGCAACGAGTTCTTCGAACCGCGAGGCGATCCCGATGCGCCACTGCCTGCGGGCTCCACTCACCAGCAGCGACGACAGATCCGCATCACCTGCGATGTGCCGCACGTCGAGCATCGCCAGGCCCACCGAGATGTCCTCGCCGGCGACCTTGAGCGCCTCCGGCACAGTGCGGACGCTGTGATCGAGGCGAATGTTGGCATCCCACAACGGGTACCACAGCTTCTCGGCGACCTCGGTGACGGCGTCGACCGGCATGTTGTCGTGCAACAGCATCAGATCGAGATCCGAGTACGGCAGCATCTCGCCGCGCCCGAGACCGCCGGTCGCGACGATCGCGAATCCGCTGTCGGCGGTGATGCCGAGTTCGGTTGCCTTTGTGGTGAGCCAGAATTCGTACAGATCCAGCAGTGCGTCACGCAGCGCGGCCGAATCCAGTTGCCGCGGACCGCCTGCCAGCAGTTGCCCGACCGCCGCGGTCAGATCGTTCGCGGGTCGTGACGAACCCGCCGGAGCCCCCTTACGAGCAGCTCCGGCGGATTGTTGTCTGTGTTCTGCCATTTCGTCTTCCTCCCCCGGCCGTTACCTACAGACGCTCACACGGTGCCGGCCGGGAGCGGTCGACTGTGGTGGACCGCTCCGCGCCTACAGGGCGTCGGCTCCCCGCTCCCCGGTGCGAACACGAACCACGGTTTCCACCGGGCTCACCCACACCTTGCCGTCACCGATCTTCCCGGTGCGCGCAGCCTGCACGATGACATCGACAACCTTGTCGACCGCTGAGTCGTCGACGACGACCTCGACCCGAACCTTGGGCACGAAGTCCACCGAGTACTCAGCACCGCGGTACACCTCAGTATGGCCCTTCTGACGCCCGTAGCCCTGCACCTCGCTGACGGTCATGCCCAAGATGCCCGTCTGCTCCAGGCCGGTCTTGACATCTTCCAGCGTGAACGGCTTGACGATCGCAGTAATCAGCTTCATGAATTCCATCCCTTCCAGGGCAATTGTTCCCGATCAGGCGAGCTCGTAAGCCGTTTCCGCATGCTCGGTCTCGTCGATACCGGTGGCTTCTTCTTCATCGGTCACACGCCAGCCCAGCGGTTTGAGGGCCAACGCAATGATGGCAGTCATGACAGCGGTGAATACGGTTGCCACGACGGCGATCACGATCTGCACGATCAACTGCTGGATGCCACCACCGTAGAACAGGCCGGTCTCCGTGGCGAACAGACCGATCGCGACGGTGCCCCACAGGCCCGCAACCAGGTGCACGCCAACGACATCGAGCGAATCGTCGTAACCGAACTTGTATTTCAGGCTGACGGCGAGAGCGGACAGCGCACCGGCGATCGCACCGAGGATCAGCGACCCGACGGGGCTCAGGGCGCCGCAGGCCGGGGTGATCGCGACGAGGCCGGCGACGATGCCCGAGGCCGCACCCACACTGGTCGGATGGCCGTCACGGACGCGCTCCACGATCAGCCAGCCCAGCATCGCGGCGGCGGTGGCGGCTGTGGTGTTCACCCACACCAGGCCCGCGGTCGCGTCGGCAGCGCCCTCGGAACCGACGTTGAAGCCGAACCAACCGAACCACAGCAGCGCCGCACCGAGCATGACCCACGGGATGTTGTGCGGACGGAAGGCGGTCTTGCCGAACCCGCGGCGGCGGCCCACCAGGATCGCGAGCACCAGCGCGGCCATACCGGCGTTGATGTGCACCACGGTGCCGCCGGCGAAGTCGATCGGCGCAACGGTGGCCGACACTGTACCGTCGTCGGCGGTGGTGGTGCCGAACAGCCACGAGGCGAACCCGCGCTCATTGCCCGACAGCAGGCCCCCGCCCCAAACCATGTGTGCCAGTGGGAAATACACCAGGGTGACCCACAGGCCGGAGAACAGCAGCCAGGTGCCGAACTTGACGCGCTCGGCCAGCGCGCCGCTGATCAGCGCGACGGTGATGACCGCGAATGTCAGCTGGAAACCAACCCACACGATGGCGGGAACGGTGCCGAAGCCGCCGATCACCGACAGTTCGGTGCCGTCGATCTCGCGGGTCTCGAGCAGCTGGCTCAAACCGAACAACGCAAACGGGTTGTCGAAGATCCCCGCGATGTCCGAACCACCGGTGTGCGCGGACGCAAACGACATGGAGTAGCCCCACAGTACGTAGATAACGCTGACGACGCCCAGGGCTCCAAAAGACATCATCATCATGTTCAGTACGGATTTCTGCCGAGAAAGTCCGCCGTAGAAGAACGCCAGGCCCGGCGTCATCAGCAATACCAGCGCGGCGCTCGCGAGCACCCACGCCGTATCGCCGCTGTCGAAGGCGGCGAACGATTCGTCAGGTAGGGCTAAGACCACTTTGTGTGAACCTCCTTGGGAAGTGCGCCGACGGATCGGCCTCCCGATGAGATTCTGTTGCCGGCGTTTCACCGGTGATGCCGTTGCGTTTCCGGTAAGTGAACGCAATCCCGATCACTGTTACGCTCATGTTTCGGCCCCGACAAACCACTGGTCGTTGCACGGCGACCCGGGTCTGTAATGCCCGGTGTCAGCCCAGCAGCGCGTCGACGAACGCGGCAGGCTCGAACGGCGCCAGATCGTCGGGCCCCTCACCGAGTCCCACCAGCTTGACCGGCACCCCGAGTTCCTGCTGTACACGGAACACGATGCCGCCCTTGGCCGTCCCGTCGAGCTTGGTGAGCACCACGCCGGTGATGTCGACCACCTCGGCGAACACCTTCGCCTGCGGCAGGCTGTTCTGACCGATCGTCGCGTCGAGCACCAGCAGCACCTCGTCGACCGCGGCCCGCTTCTCGACCACGCGCTTGACCTTGCCCAGCTCGTCCATCAGGCCGGTCTTGGTGTGCAGCCGTCCCGCGGTGTCGACGACGACCACGTCGGCGCCCTCGGAGATGCCGTGATCCACCGCGTCGAAGGCCACCGATGCCGGATCGGCGCCCTCGGGTCCGCGGACCACCTCGGCGCCGACGCGCGACCCCCACGTCTGCAACTGGTCGGCGGCCGCGGCGCGGAAGGTGTCGGCCGCGCCGAGCACGACGCGCCTGCCGTCGGCGACCAGGACGCGCGCGAGCTTGCCGACGGTGGTGGTCTTGCCGGTGCCGTTGACCCCGACGACCAACAGCACCGAGGGTTTGTCGGCGTGCGGCAGCGCACGGATCGAGCGGTCCAGTTCGGGCCTCAGCTCGCCCATCAGGACCTCACGCAGCACCGCACGGGCGTCGGCCTCGGTGCGCACGTTCTTGGCGGCCATCTGGGCCCGCAGCGCACCGATGACCGATTCGGTCACGACGGGTCCCAGATCGGCGATCAGCAGCGTGTCCTCGACCTCTTCCCAGGACTCCTCGTCGAGGTCGCCGCCGCCGAGCAGACCGAGCATGCTGCGGCCCAGCGCGTTCTGCGACTTGGCGAGCCTGCCGCGCAGCCGGCCCAGGCGGCCTTCCGCGGGGGCGATCTCCTCGATCGCCGACGGTGCCGGTTCGGCAACTTCCGGCGCGGGCGGGGCGGGCGGCGCCTCAGGCACCTCGGGCGCCACCTCGGGTTCGACCGTGGTCTGCGGCGCGGTCTCGGTGACCGGCTCGGGGACCGGCTCGATAACCGGCTCGGCCTCAGGCTCGGGGACGGGCTCGGCGGCGGGCTCGGGGACGGGCTCGGCGGGTGGCGCGGCGACGGAATCGCGTACCGGCGGCGCCGTGGGCTCGACGACCGGCGGTTCGGGCAACTGGACGTCGGCGATGCTCCGCTTGGGAGCGTCGCGCGGGATCGTGGCGTCGTCACCGACCGCGGGCAGCCCCGTGGTGTCGATGCGCTCGGCAGGCGGCGCGGTCCCGCCCTGACTGAAGGTGATGCCCGAAGACGCCGTATAGCCGCCCGAGCGGTCGATCGTCTTCGTGGGCTCGGGAGCCGACAGCCTGATGCGGCGACGGCGGTACCGCACCAAACCGACGACGAGCGCGATGATGAGCAGAACCGCAACGACGGCGATCGCGACCCACAGACCTATCAAGGCACCTTCTGTCACCGGGCCATTGTCTCAGCTGGGCCGGGTGGCGCCGACCGCCCGGGGTGCGCCGGGCGCCGACACACCGTGTCAGCAGCAGATCAGCAGCCGGTCAGCTGGGATTGGCGACCAGTTCCTGGCCGCGCATGCGCTGCGAGATCACGGTCGTGATGCCGTCGCCGCGCATGGTGACGCCGTAGAGCGCGTCGGCGATCTCCATGGTGGGCTTCTGGTGGGTGATCACGATCAGCTGCGAGCGCTCCCGCAGCTGTTCGAACAGGCTGATCAGCCTGCGCAGGTTGACGTCGTCGAGCGCGGCCTCGACCTCGTCCATGACATAGAACGGGGACGGGCGCGCGCGGAAGATCGCGACCAGCATGGCCACCGCGGTCAGCGACTTCTCGCCGCCGGACAGCAGCGAGAGTCGTTTGATCTTCTTGCCCGGCGGCCTGGCCTCGACCTCGATGCCCGTGGTGAGCATGTCGTTGGGGTCGGTCAGCAGCAGCCTGCCCTCGCCGCCGGGGAACAGCGTGGAGAACACCTGGGCGAACTCGCGCTCCACATCGGCGTACGCCTCGGTGAACACCTGCAGGATGCGGTTGTCGACCTCGGCGATCACGTCGAGCAGATCGGTGCGGGCGGCCTTGACGTCCTCCAGCTGGGTGGACAGGAAGTTGTAGCGCTCCTCCAGGGCCGCGAACTCCTCCAGCGCGAGCGGGTTCACCCGGCCCAGCTCGGCGAGTTCCCGCTCGGCGCGCTTGGCGCGGCGTTCCTGGGTCGCGCGATCGAACGGCATCGGGGCGGGCGCGGTCACCTGCTCACCGCGTTCCTTGGCCTGCTCGTACTCGGCCATCTCCAGCTCGCTCGGCGGCAGCGGCACCTGCGGACCGTATTCGGCGACCAGGTCACCTGCCGACATGCCGAACTGTTCGAGCGCCTGGGCCTCCAGTTGCTCGATCCGCAGCTGGGCCTGCGCCTTGGCCACCTCGTCGCGGTGCAGTGCGTCGGTGAGTGTGTTGATCCGGTTGTTGAGCGCGGTGACCTCCTCGCGGACCTCACCGAGGGCGCTCACCCGCAGCTGCCGCTCGGTGGCCAGCTCGTCTCGGCTGCGGGCCGCCGCGGCCACCACCGCACCCAGCTTCTCGGCGATGAGGCGCCCGCACTCCGACACCGCCGCCGCGACCCGCGCGGCGTACTCGCGGGCCGCGCGGGCGCGCTGGGCACGCACCCGCGCCTCGCGCTCGGCCGCGGCCGCCCGGCGCAGCGAATCGGCCCGTCCGCGAACGGCATTCGCGCGTTCCTCGGCGGTGCGTACGGCCAGGCGGGCTTCCACCTCGACCGCACGCGCGGCCTCCGCGGCGGCCACGGTGGTCTCCCGGTCGACCGGTTCGACGTCGAACATCGGCGTCTGCTCGGCGTTGGACAGCCGCGACTCCAGCTCACGCAGTTCCTCGACGGTCTTGGTGCGGCCTGCCTCCAGCTCGTCACGCTGTTTGATCAGGCGCTGCCACTCCTGGTGGGCGCCGCGCGCATCCTGGCCCAGCCGGGCGAGCTGCTCGTAGATCGCCGAGATCGCGGCGTCAGATTCGTTGAGCGCGGCCAGGGCCTGCTCGGCCGCGTCCTGGCGCGCCGACTGCTCGGCCAGTGCCCCGGACAGCGCCGCGCCGAGCTCGCTGGTCTGCTTCTCGGCCTGCTCCAGTTCGGTGCGGGCCTTGTCGATCTCGGATGCGATCTCTAGAGTGCTTGGTTTGCGGTCGGATCCGCCGCTGACCCAGCCGGGGCCCACGAGATCGCCCTCGGTGGTCACTGCACGCAGTTCGGGGCGCGCGGACACCAGGGCCAGACCCGCGGCCATGTCGGAAACCACGGCCACACCCGTCAGCATCGCGGTGACCGCTCCGCGCAGGCGGTCGGGCACCGACACCAGGTCGGTGGCCCACGTCGCGCCCGGCGGCAGGGTGGCCTGCGGTGCCGAACCGATGGCGCTCCAGTCGCCGAGGACGATCGCCGCACGGCCACCGTCGGATTCCTTGAGCGCAGCGACCGCGGCGGCGGCCGCGCCGAAGTTCTCGGCGGCCAGTGCGTCGGCCGCGGCCCCGAGCACGGCGGCCACGGCCACCTCGTAGCCCGGCCGGACCTTCAAGAAGTCGCCGATCGAGCCGAAAAGTCCCGCACTGCTGTGGTTCTTCTGCAGCCACGCGGCGCCGTCGCGACGGTCCAGGCCCACCGACAGCGCCTCGATGCGGGCGCGCAGCGACGCGACCTGGCGTTCGGCGGCGCGCTCGGCGGACTGCAGCTCGGCGACGCGTTCGTCGGCGAGCCGCAACGCGGCCACGGTGCGGTCGTGATGCTCGTCGAGGCCGACCTCGCCCGCGTCGAGTTCGCCGACGCGGCTCTGCACCTGTTCGAACTCGGCCTGCGCGTGCTCGGCCTTGGCCGCGGCCTCCTCGATGCTCACCGAGAGCCGCATGACGCCTTCGTCGATCGACTCGACGCGCGTGCGCATGGTGTCGACCTGGCCGGCCAGGCGCGCGAGCCCCTCGCGGCGGTCCGCCTCGGCGCGGGCCGCGGCCATGTGGGCGCGTTCGGCATCGGCGGCGATCTGCTCCCGTTCGGCCAATTCGGCACGCGCCGCCTCCAGCGCGGTCCGCGCCTGGAACAGCTCCTCCTGCAGTTGGGCCTCGAGCTCGGCGACCTCGGCGGCCTCGGCCTCCAGTGCCTCCGGATCGCGCCCCGAGGACATCTCCGGTTCGGCGTCGAGCATCTGCGCGCGGTCGGTCGCGATGCGCACCGTGGCGCTGACCCGTTCGGCCAGCGCCGACGCGCGGAACCAGGTCTGCTGGGCGGCCTCGGCGCGGCGCGTCAGCTCGGCCACGGCCGCCTCGTGGGCCTGCAGTTCGACCGTGGCCGACTGCAGGCGCACGGTGAGCTCCTCGTGTTCCTTGCGCAGCGCGGTCTCGGCCTGGTTGGTGTTCTGGAACTCCACCTGCCTGCGCACCAGGTCGTCGGCGGCCAGCCGCAGGCGGGCGTCGCGCAGATCGGCCTGGATGGTCTGGGCGCGCCGGGCCATCTCGGCCTGGCGGCCGAGCGGTTTGAGCTGGCGGCGCAGCTCGGTGGTGAGGTCGGTGAGGCGGGCAAGGTTGGCCGCCATCGACTCGAGTTTGCGGACCGCTTTTTCCTTGCGCTTGCGGTGTTTGAGGACACCGGCCGCCTCCTCGATGAAGGCGCGCCGGTCCTCGGGGCGGGATTCGAGGATCTCCGAGAGCTTGCCCTGGCCGACGATGACGTGCATCTCGCGGCCGATACCGGAGTCGCTGAGCAGCTCCTGGACGTCCATCAGCCGGCAGCTGGCGCCGTTGATCTCGTACTCGCCGGCCCCGTCGCGGAACATCCGGCGGGTGATCGACACCTCGGAGTACTCGATCGGCAACGCGTTGTCGGAGTTGTCGATGGTCAGGGTCACCTCGGCCCGGCCGAGTGGGGCACGCGAGGACGTGCCCGCGAAGATGACGTCCTCCATCTTGCCGCCGCGCAACGTCTTGGCGCCCTGCTCGCCCATCACCCAGGTGAGCGCGTCGACGACGTTGGACTTTCCGGAGCCGTTGGGGCCGACGACGCAGGTGATGCCGGGTTCGAAGCGCAGAGTCGTCGGCGAGGCAAAGGATTTGAAGCCCTTGAGCGTCAGACTCTTGAGGTGCACGACGCCTTACCCTACCGCCGTGTCGGCTACCTTTCGCTGAACCCGGTCATTGGGGCGTCGGGTTCGTTCCAGTCGGCGATGACGTTGTCGACGGTTCCGGGGGTTTCGCCGCTTCGCAGCAGCTCAAGAAGTTTCTCACAGGCCTCACGCGACCCCTGCGCCACAACGTGCACACGACCGTCCGGCCGGTTCGAGGCAAACCCGGTCAGCCCCAGTTCCAGGGCGCGCGACCGGGTCCACCACCGAAACCCCACACCCTGCACGTGGCCGTGCACCCAGGCGCTCAGTCGCGCCTCGTCGCGGCGAGGGTGTGGCCCGGTCATTTCGGCAGGACGGTGTCGGCCACCCGGAATGTCACCTCGGTGCCCGCCTTGAGGGTCCGCCCCACGGTGCACACCTGGTCGACGGCACGTTCGACGACCGTGAGCACGCGCTTGACCTCGGCCTCCGACAGACCGGACAGGTCGATCTCGAGCGTCTCCTGCAGGTGCGGGTAGACCTCACGTTCGCGGTCGGCGGCACCCGACACGCGGATCGTCGCCGGGTAATCCTCGCCCAGCCGGCGGCTCAGCGGCTGATCGCTGGACATACCGGTGCACGCGGCCAGCGCGATCTTCATGAGCTCGCCCGGCGTGAACACGCCCTCGACGTCCTCACTGCCCACGAGCACCTCGGCGCCCCGCGAACTGCGCCCCGTATAGCGGCGCACACCCGTACGCTCAACCCAGAGATCGGTCATGCGCTATTTCTACACGCCGCGCCGAACAGGTATTCCCGCAGTGTTCGACCAGCTTGGACGGTGTGAACGCGGACCATGGCCGCCGATCGTCGACCGCCGCGACCCGCCGTCTCGGGGATAGACTGGCGTACCGCCATCCGCTGAGGAGCACAGTGACTTACCCGCCGAGCAATCCGCCCGCATCGCCGCCGCCAGGGCCGGACGGTCCGTGGCAGCAGCCGCCGCAGGCCTACCCGCAGTACGGCGCACCGCAGTACGGCGACCCCCAGCCGGGCGCGCAACCGTACTACGGCGCGCCGCAGTACGACCCGCAGACCTACGGCGCGCCCTATCCCGGCCAGCAGCCGTACGGATACCCCCAGCAGCCGGCATACGGGCAGCCGCAGTACGGCCAACCGCAGCAGCCGTACGGATACGACCCTTACGGTCCCGGCGCGCCGCAGGGCTATCCGCAGCCGCAACCGCCGTCGAACAACAAACGGGGACTCATCATCGGCGGCGCGATCGCGGCCGCGGTGATCCTGATCGTGATCATCGGGCTGGTGGTCGTCATGCTGATACCGCGGCAGTCGAGCGATCAGAAGGCCATCCAGCAGCTGCTCAAGGACGTCGGGTCGACGAGCAACTTCTCCACCGCGCTGGAGAACTACTTCTGCACAGACGATCAGGCGTTGTTCGACATGTCGGCCCTCGAAGAACTCGGGATCGATCCCTCGATGATCGACAGTCCCCCGATGGAGAAGCCGGACGAGTCCGCCACCATCGGTGACATCACCGTCGACGGCGACACCGCCACCGCCCAGGTCCAGAGCAAAGCCGGAACGGGCACAATGCATTTCCGCAAGGAAAGCGGCGAATGGAAGGTGTGCATGTCCGATTCGCCGACCCTGTCGAACATGCCCGGGTTCAACTGATCCCGAGTCGATCGGGACCTGGTCGAGGGCGCGGCGCCCGTGGCCGCGGCTGGCATCGCGGGCAGTAGAACGACGACCGGTTCATGAACTTCTCGCGGCGCATGATCGCTCCGCACCGCCGGCACGGCTCACCTTCGCGGCCGTAGGCGTCCAATGACCGGTCGAAGTACCCGGATTCGCCGTTGACGTTGACATACAGCGAGTCGAACGACGTGCCGCCCTGCCCCAGCGCATCCGTCATCACCTCGGCGGCCGCGTCGAGCAGCTCGGCGAGGCGACGGCGCGGCAGGGCCGCGGCGATCCGCGCGCCGTTGATCTTGGTGCGCCACAGGGCCTCGTCGGCGTAGATGTTGCCGACACCCGACACCACGGTCTGATCGAGCAACTGCCGCTTGATCTCGGAGTGCTTGCCCCGCAACACCGTGACGACCCGGTCGCGGTCGAACAGCGGGTCGAGCGGGTCACGCGCGATGTGCGCCACCGGCTCGGGCACGTCGGTGCCGTCGACGGTGACCATCTCGGTCAGCTGCCACCCGCCGAACGTGCGCTGGTCGACGAAACTCAGCGCGGTGCCGTCGTCGAGCACCGCCGCGATGCGCAGGTGCCGCGTGTCGCGGATCGGGCCGAGCAGCATCTGCCCGCTCATGCCGAGGTGGACCACGAGCGCCGCGGAGTCATCGAGGGTGAGCCACAGGTACTTTCCCCGCCGCCCGGTCCCGGTGATCCGCGCGTCCAGCAGGCGCGCGGTCAGATCCGCCGGGCCCGCCTCGTGACGGCGCACCGCGCGCGGATGGTGCACGCGCACCGCGGTGATGGCCTTGCCGGTCACGTGCTCGGCCAGCCCGCGCCGGACCACCTCGACCTCGGGAAGCTCAGGCATCGCGGGTCACGACTCGTCGAGGGTCTTGTACGCGCTCGCGGCGGCCTTGAGTTCGGCCTCTTTCTTGGTGCGGCCCACGCCGTGCCCGTACTCGGCCTCGCCGATCACGACGGTGGCCGAGAACTCCTTGTCGTGGTCGGGTCCGGTCGAGGTCACCACATAGGCGGGTGCGCCCAGACCGCGCGCCGCGGTGAGCTCCTGCAGGCTGGACTTCCAGTCCAGGCCGGCGCCCAGGGTGGGCGCGGTGTCGAGCAGCTCGCCGAACAGCCGCAGGATCACCTCCCGCACGACGGTCAGCCCGTGTTCGAGATAGATTGCGCCCAAAAGGGATTCGACGCCATCGGCGAGGATGCTGGACTTGTCGGCACCGCCCGAGTTCTCCTCGCCCTTACCAAGGAACAGGTGCGCCCCAAGGCCCTCCTCGGTGAGGCCGCGGCCCACGTCGGCGAGCGCCTGGGTGTTGACGATGCTGGCGCGCAGTTTCGCGAGGTCTCCCTCGGCGCGATCGGGATGGCGGTGGTACAGCTCCTCGGTGATGGTCAGACCGAGCACCGCGTCGCCGAGAAACTCCAGCCGCTCGTTGGTGGGCAACCCGCCGTTCTCATAGGAATAGCTGCGGTGGGTCAGGGCGATCGTCAACAACTCGGCAGGCAGTGCCACACCCAGCGCCCCCAACAGCGCTGCATGCGAATCGGTCACGCATCTCCCCCGGCTTTGTCCCTGTCGCCTCGCGCATCGTCCGGCAGCATCCCGGCGAGCTTGGCCCACCGCGGGTCGATCTTCTCGTGACCGTGGCCGGGTTCGGCGGTGGCCAGCGGGATGCCGCAGTCCGGGCACAGTCCCGGACAGTCCGGTTCGCACAGGGGCGCGAACGGCAGCGTCATGCCGACCGCGTCGACGATCGGCTGCTCCAGGTCGACGGTGTCGGGGCGGCCGCTGCCGCCCACCCGGGCGACCTCGTCGGACGCGGAGGTCTCGTCGGTGGTGCTGTCGGGGTAGGCGTACAACTCGGTGAGCTCGATCTCGACGTTGCCGGTGATCGAGGTCAGGCACCGCGCGCACTCACCGACGGTGGGCGCCGAGACCGTGCCGGTCACCAGCACACCCTCGGACACCGATTCCAGCCGCAGATCCAGCTCGAGCTCGGCGCCGGGCTCAATCGCGATGAGGTCCAAGCCGATTCGCGCGGGGCTGGGCACGGTCTCGCGGTGCGTCAACATCGAACCGGGCCGCCGGCCCAGACGGGAGACATCGAGCACCAGCGGCGATCGTGACTCGCGGTGTCCAGCCGCGCTCGCATGCGTCGCCATACCGCAATCCTACGGTGACGCCGTATTCACGATGCGCCACCTCGG
This region of Mycolicibacterium goodii genomic DNA includes:
- a CDS encoding YceD family protein encodes the protein MATHASAAGHRESRSPLVLDVSRLGRRPGSMLTHRETVPSPARIGLDLIAIEPGAELELDLRLESVSEGVLVTGTVSAPTVGECARCLTSITGNVEIELTELYAYPDSTTDETSASDEVARVGGSGRPDTVDLEQPIVDAVGMTLPFAPLCEPDCPGLCPDCGIPLATAEPGHGHEKIDPRWAKLAGMLPDDARGDRDKAGGDA